Sequence from the Leishmania donovani BPK282A1 complete genome, chromosome 16 genome:
GCGTTCGATCTGAAATGCTGAGGCTGCCGCGCAGAGCAGTAGCAGCGATGCTGTTCTCACTTCCCGCGacgggcacgcacgcgcgttCATGGACCCTTGTAGCAGAGGGTCTGTCCTCATCGTCTCAGTATCCTTATCTTGTGTTTCCACTATTTAGACCTTGGCGTTGAGGTCGCTTCTCACGTTTGGGTCTCCCTTCATATATGTTGTGTTTCAGGTGAGGGGAGTgccacctccccccttctccacccCCTCACACTCTCTTGTCCTTTCACGGTGCCAAGCGCCGCGGGCGACATGAAGGCGCCGCATCTTTTCTGCCCTTGCGCTCTTTCTCACCTTGTTTTTCCACCACTTAGTGACAAGAGAGGCACAGCAAGCAATCTTGAAAAGGCTGATGCGCGCGTTCAAGCCTTTCCGCGCTTGCGAGCTCAACGACACAGAACAGACACGTTCTCACGCTTTTGCGAGGTACccgctctgccgctgccgcacctcaACAACTCCCACAGACTCCTTTGGAACTGACCCTCGTCTCCTTGCTTGACTCGGAGATAAGTTCGAGGGGGGTACCGGGACCACTGAaccctcgccctcctcctccgtttcAGAGCAGAGAGCCTTTGCTCGCTCGAGCCCTTTTCTTTCAACTCGACTCGCAACGCACGCCcacccttctccctcttcactTCTCTTTGCgctgcacgcatgcgcggctgcgtcgagcGTCAAGTGCTCACGAGCCGCGGCACGCCACGCATAGGGCCACGCCGTTGCATCCACGATAAGCTCACTTGCGTGTGCACGCCCCTGCGTGCACACCGAGGGCGAGTGCGGAACCCTATCGGCCTGCCCCTTTCTCCCCTGGTtcacctgcagcggtgcacgaAACAAAACGAGCACGAGACACCACGCACAGCTGCAACCACCCATCcactacacacacacacacacatttcTCTTccaatatatatattatGGAGTGTGATGAAGAAGCGTCGCGACTGCAGCGCAAAAGGGTGGCggcgcatcagcggcaggAGATGCATGCCGCGTGGAAGCGCACTTTCTTTCaggcgaggccgccgccgccttcgatTGGTCGACTGCACCGACGCCAGCAGGGAATCACCAAAGGCCACTCGTGCTACAATGCCTTCAATACCGCactggcgctggcgaagcagGCGGATGAGGACGAGCCCACTCCTGATGCCAAGGTAGAAGCCCCGCTGCCATCTTCGCCAACACTCACGACAAGTGCAACAGCGACTGCGGCTGGCACATTGTCGAAGCAGGAGGCGTGGGCGGCCCAGCTGCAGGGCGAGAATGAGCGGCGCAACCCTTTCACGGACCTCAACGTCCGCTCAGACCCCTTGCGCACTGTTGTCATGGCCAACTTGCATCCCGAGACGGTCGAGGAGGACTTGCGTCACTTTTCGGATCAGTTCGGCCGCGTGCTGAGCGTGCGCATTGTGCGCCACTACAAGACCGGCAAGAGTCGTCGTTACGCCTTTGTGGAGTTCAACCTCGTCGGGGAGGCCCGCAAAGCCGTCCAGTTTCACCGCAAGAAGCGACTGAAGGGCTACTCGATCATCATCGACTGGGAGAAGGGCCGCACTGAGCCGGGCTTTCTGCCGAAGCGACTTTTGGCCGCCTCATCCTTTTGGACCCCCCCTGCGAATGAGGCGGGCTCTGCGACCTCAACCGAGATAGAACAGGCGAAAAATGTGGATACTGCGGCGCTGGGCACCGAGGGCGTCAAGGTGGCGCCCTCGATGCCAGAGAATGATGATGACTTCCTCAACGCCATTTTGAACAGCTGAGCAATGCAGCCCCACTTGCGGAGACTTTGGAGAGGTGGGAACCAAGCACGCAGTGCCGCGTGCGAGTGTGCGGGGGTGCTTCATGGGCCCTCTTCTCCACTCGTCGAGCTGCGTCTTGACGTGGTTGTTCTTGTGTTCGCGGTTTCTCTATCTCCATGTGCTCCCCATCTAAGCACACTAAACCACCTTGTAAAGGTGAGAAGGGAAGCGACGCTTCGAACCACCCAGGGCTGCCCATTTTCATGGAGGCTGGCGCACGGGTGACTACACAGCGTCTGGCAAGGGGctcgagggagggagagtgtGGATACGTCGCCTCTAAGCGCGTTTTCCAGAGATGTGGTGTGGCTGTATCTCTCGTACGGTagccgctcttcttccgtTTATCGTCGTGCATCTGTGCCGGTGCCTGCGAGGGCgggtggaggggagagaagggcacTGTCGCCGTCTgaccctcctctctcttgtaCCGCTGCTCATGCGGAAGCCTTCACCCTGCTCGAGCCAGCGATTATTCTAGTAAGGATCGCCCGCATGAGCGCACAGAGGCCTACGCAGCCCACTgtcgcatgcacacgcgcgccccCTTTAGCtttccttcttcacctctgcCATTCAccgcctgcctctctctctcctgcgttgcacgcacgtgcgttCTCTTTGATTTTGCCGCCGCTTCGGGTGCTGCATTGATTCTCTTGGTGATCGGCCTTGCTCGTGCCCCCTACCCCTCTTCCACTTTCGTGACACAGTTACACGTCTCTACCGCTGCGATACGCTAGGGTTATCCGGCTTCTTTACCGAACAACTCTCATTCCTACTCGCTCGccacgcccctctccccttcccctccccgccgGCGCACTCACCCAAGCGTGCGTACAACACCCCTCGGCCGTGGGCGCACACAAAACATTTGCACTGCATCTTCTCTCAAGCACCtcccctgccaccaccaccaccaccacaaaaGCTTGAGCACCACCCTCGAGGCTCTCACCATCTGCACCGGAGCATCAAGCCCGATCTCCCGTTCCTATCcagacacacgcatacacgtaCAGCCATGCAGTTCACCGTGGAGCAGATTCGCAGTGTGCGAAACAACTACCTTGAGCCGCCGTATCCGGGCTTTTCTCTGGATGAAGTGgtacgacgccgccgcctgacGCAGACGAAGCTGGTGCGCGGTGAGAATGCCTGGGTTGCGAAGGGCACCGCTCAGACGACGGAGGAGTGGGtgcagcgactgctgcaTGGCACACTGAACAAGCTGACAGAGGAGAACAAGGACATCATGATTGATAAGCTACTCACCAAAGAGCTCTTTGCCACGGAGGATATTATGAACATGGTCGTCAACATCATCTTCAAGAAGGCGCTGGACGAGCCAGAGAACAGCAAGCTGTACGCCGGCGTGTGCCACAGCCTTGCCTTATACGAGGCGAACGTTTTGCGCGATGGCCACAAGGGCGAGCGACCA
This genomic interval carries:
- a CDS encoding U1 small nuclear ribonucleoprotein, putative, translating into MRGCVERQVLTSRGTPRIGPRRCIHDKLTCVCTPLRAHRGRVRNPIGLPLSPLVHLQRCTKQNEHETPRTAATTHPLHTHTHISLPIYILWSVMKKRRDCSAKGWRRISGRRCMPRGSALSFRRGRRRLRLVDCTDASRESPKATRATMPSIPHWRWRSRRMRTSPLLMPR